One Odocoileus virginianus isolate 20LAN1187 ecotype Illinois chromosome 6, Ovbor_1.2, whole genome shotgun sequence DNA segment encodes these proteins:
- the LGALS3 gene encoding galectin-3: MADGFSLNDALSGSGKPNPQGWPGSWGNQPAGAGGYPGAAYPGAYPGQGPPGAYPGQGPPGAYPGQGPPGAYPGPTAPAYPGPTAPGAYPGPGAYPPPAQPSAPGAYPAASPYGVPSGPLNVPYDLPFPGGIMPRMLITILGTVKPNANRLALDFKRGNDVAFHFNPRFNEDNRKVIVCNSNLNNNWGKEERQMVFPFESGKPFKIQVLVEPDHFKVAVNDAHLLQYNHRVKNFGEISTLRISGDITLTSASHTMI, encoded by the exons ATGGCAGACGGTTTTTCG CTTAATGATGCCTTATCTGGGTCTGGAAAACCAAACCCTCAAGGTTGGCCTGGTTCATGGGGAAACCAGCCTGCTGGGGCAGGAGGCTACCCAGGAGCGGCCTATCCTGGGGCCTACCCCGGACAAGGACCTCCTGGGGCCTACCCCGGACAGGGACCTCCTGGGGCCTACCCCGGACAGGGACCTCCTGGGGCCTACCCCGGCCCAACAGCACCTGCTTATCCTGGACCAACTGCACCGGGTGCCTACCCTGGACCTGGGGCCTACCCGCCTCCTGCACAGCCAAGTGCCCCTGGAGCCTACCCTGCCGCCAGCCCCTATGGCGTCCCTTCTGGACCCCTG AATGTGCCTTATGACCTGCCTTTTCCTGGAGGAATCATGCCTCGCATGCTGATAACAATCCTGGGTACAGTAAAGCCCAATGCAAACAG ACTTGCTTTAGATTTCAAGAGAGGGAATGATGTTGCCTTCCACTTTAACCCACGCTTCAACGAGGACAACAGGAAAGTCATTGTTTGCAATTCAAACCTGAATAATAactggggaaaggaagaaagacaaatgGTTTTCCCATTTGAAAGTGGTAAACCTTTCAAA ATACAAGTGCTGGTTGAACCTGACCATTTCAAGGTTGCAGTCAATGATGCTCACTTGTTGCAGTACAATCATCGGGTGAAAAATTTTGGGGAAATCAGTACGCTGAGAATTTCTGGTGACATAACTCTCACCAGTGCTTCGCACACTATGATATAA